A stretch of DNA from Rattus rattus isolate New Zealand chromosome 1, Rrattus_CSIRO_v1, whole genome shotgun sequence:
AGATAAGTGGTTAAGGGCCACTGGACAGCCTCCTTTCCACAAGACAATCATAGATGACAGGGATCCCAGAGGTCACACATGTCTGTCtccaaggagagaggaggagctggATGAAATGACCCCAGAATGAATCCCATTGCATAACCCACTCCTGCCAGCCCGCAGTGCCCAGGGAACAGAGTAGGGAGAGTGTTTGctacatttcttttcattctgctGATAGCGTattgcctccccaccccccaatagGTAACCAAGGCAGTCAAAGCAGGTGACATTGACGCCAAAACCCGACGTAGGATCTTTGACGCTGTTGGGTTCACCTTTCCCAACCGACTCCTGACTACTAAGGAGGCCCCTGATGGCTGCCCTGACCACGTTCTTCGGGCCCTGGGCGTGGCCCTGCTGGCCTGTTTCTGCAGCGACCCTGAACTAGCCAGCCATCCCCAGGTCCTGAACAAGATCCCCATCCTTTGCACATTCCTGACAGCCCGGGGGGATCCTGATGATGCTGCCCGCCGCTCCATGATTGATGACACCTACCAGTGCCTGACAGCTGTTGCAGGCACACCCCGAGGGCCCCGACACCTCATTGCTGGTGGCACAGTGTCTGCCCTGTGCCAGGCATACCTGGGGCATGGCTATGGCTTTGACCAGGCCCTGGCACTCCTGGTGGGGCTGCTGGCTGCTGCAGAGACACAGTGCTGGAAGGAGGCGGAGCCCGACCTGCTGGCTGTGTTGCGAGGCCTCAGCGAGGATTTCCAAAGAGCCGAAGATGCCAGCAAGTTTGAGCTCTGCCAGCTGCTGCCCCTTTTCCTGCCCCCAACAACTGTGCCCCCTGAATGCCACCGGGATCTGCAGGCTGGGCTGGCACGCATCCTAGGAAGCAAGTTGAGCTCCTGGCAGCGCAATCCTGCACTGAAGCTGGCAGCCCGCCTGGCTCATGCCTGCGGCTCCGACTGGATCCCAGTGGGCAGCTCTGGAAGCAAGTTTCTGGCCCTACTGGTGAATCTGGCCTGCGTGGAGGTGCGACTGGCTCTCGAGGAGACTGGCACAGAGGTGAAAGAAGACGTGGTAACCGCCTGCTATGCCCTTATGGAGTTGGGGATCCAGGAGTGTACCCGCTGTGAGCAGTCCCTGCTGAAGGAGCCACAGAAAGTTCAGCTCGTGAGCATCATGAAAGAAGCCATTGGAGCTGTCATTCACTACCTGCTGCAGGTAAGGAGCCACTGACCTGCGGAGGAAGGGGTGTAATAGGGAAATAGCATAGCTGCACGAACATGCTGGCTGGTACTGTAGCAAGCACTTTAGGGAGTAGTGTGTGGCCgagcctccttccctctccctccctgccgtGGGCCTCCACACAAGcaccataccacacaccataTGTGCACTCtgatcacagcacacacacacaacacagtaacctcccACTCACATATACTCTCCAGTACACACACTCTACACATCACACACCAAGTCGAGGCCGACTGCTCCACTCACTTTAAAGCATTGTCTCACATATAAACCTGTCTATGTATTTCCATGTCTTCCATGTAAACACAAGGATGCAGGAggaaggtgggggcagggagtggcCTGGTTCTCGCCTCTAGAGTTTTGGCTAAATCTGTTCTCCCCCACCATCCCCTTTACTCTGTGTATTTGCAAGGCCGCCTCTTCTGTTCTGGTAGGAGTCAGGCATGATTGTTCTTTTTAATGACCTGCTTCAGCCACTGGGCTTACCAGCCTTATGTCTAATAAGTCATGCTAAGCTCTGatattattttctgatttaaCCCATATGTGGGTGACCTCTCACTACTCCATGGCAAGtcttttcccttccctgcctcaATTCAGAGCCTCTCTAAAGAAATGTTAAGTTTCCCCTGGTTCCCCAGCTACCTTAGAGGTAAAGAATTAGGGATGTGGGACTTGAGTCTTGAAGCATTAGGTATGCTGTCTGAGACCCACTTGATTCAGTTGTCCACACTGAGGTCCTACTTAGCCCCTGTGGAATGAGTCTCTCCCATGTGTTAGGTTTTGGGTAGAAGCAGGCTGGTTGCCCCCGCCCCCTTAAGTTATGTTTATCTATTTCTTAAACGTGGAGGGACAACGCATGCATGCCCCGGTACATGTGTGGAGCTTGGAAAACTAGTCAGTTCTTTGTGTTCACCCTGTGATTCACAGGAACCAAATGAGGTGGTAAagtccccactgagccatcccactggccctCGGGGTCCATGTGTCATGGCCACACAGGCCAGGATTTCCCTCTAGTTGTATTATTGGCAGGCAGAGGAGGGTACCTGGTTCCACTCTGTCTCACTGGGGTCTTGTGACAACAGGTGGgtccagagaagcagaaagagcccTTTGTGTTTGCCTCTGTACGGATCCTGGGTGCCTGGCTGGCGGAGGAGACCTCATCCCTGCGTAAGGAGGTGTGCCAACTGCTGCCCTTCCTTGTCCGATATGCCAAGACACTCtatgaggaggctgaggaggccagTGACATTTCGCAGCAGGTGGCTAACTTGGCCATCTCTCCCACTACACCAGGGCCCGCTTGGCCAGGGGATGCTCTCCGGTGAGTTTATGGTTATGGGTTGTCCGGCCAGACCATTCCAAAGAAAAGGGTCTCCAGgattggtggcacatgcctgtaattgcCGCAGTTAGGAGGCGGGGGCAGGAAATCTGAGAGTTCAAGACctgtttggaaagaaaagggTCCGATAAGGATGCCCTTTCTCCTAGCCTGGGCTCCCTGTTGTCCTGAGTGTTCCCTCAgtgtcatattttatttatttgctttgggGGTTTCTTCCCACAGAGCTCCTGAACTGTCACATACCACTTgccatctccttttttttttttttttttttttaaacagggtctcatcatgtagccttggctggcctgggacttcctatgtagaccaggctggtctgagctcaacctcacagagagctgctgcctctgcctccaaagtgctgcaGCTAACACATGCACCCCATGCCTGGGTGATCCCCAGATTTTTATTAGAAACACAACGTAGGTTTACTGAACATCTGCTACAAGGCAAGGTATTTCGCCGTATACTTTTCTAGAACAATTTCATCTGGTCCACATTGCAAATCTCATGATTTATAGAAATTTCATCCACACTTAAAATACACTGAGCTTGCTGGCTTACCCCTTTAATatcggcacttgggaggctgaggcagagttGCTGTGAGTGTGAAGTCACTCTGggctgcagaggcaggggaagacCGTGCctcagaaataatttaaaaaacaaaatggcagaagtGAGCTCAGAAGGTGGGAAGTACACAGGCCACAGTCAGACTGTGGGGCGGAGGCCCCTGAACGGGGCCTGTGCACCCCCGATGCCTGAGCTTTCTCAGCACCACTTTGAAAGTGGGAGTGAGTCCACCTCCCCTGACT
This window harbors:
- the Ncdn gene encoding neurochondrin isoform X2 — protein: MASDCEPALNQAESRNPTLERYLGALREAKNDSEQFAALLLVTKAVKAGDIDAKTRRRIFDAVGFTFPNRLLTTKEAPDGCPDHVLRALGVALLACFCSDPELASHPQVLNKIPILCTFLTARGDPDDAARRSMIDDTYQCLTAVAGTPRGPRHLIAGGTVSALCQAYLGHGYGFDQALALLVGLLAAAETQCWKEAEPDLLAVLRGLSEDFQRAEDASKFELCQLLPLFLPPTTVPPECHRDLQAGLARILGSKLSSWQRNPALKLAARLAHACGSDWIPVGSSGSKFLALLVNLACVEVRLALEETGTEVKEDVVTACYALMELGIQECTRCEQSLLKEPQKVQLVSIMKEAIGAVIHYLLQVGPEKQKEPFVFASVRILGAWLAEETSSLRKEVCQLLPFLVRYAKTLYEEAEEASDISQQVANLAISPTTPGPAWPGDALRLLLPGWCHLTVEDGPREILIKEGAPSLLCKYFLQQWELTSPGHDTSVLPDSVEIGLQTCCHIFLNLVVTAPGLIKRDACFTSLMNTLMTSLPSLVQQQGRLLLAANVATLGLLMARLLSTSPALQGTPASRGFFAAAILFLSQSHVARATPGSDQAVLALSPDYEGIWADLQELWFLGMQAFTGCVPLLPWLAPAALRSRWPQELLQLLGSVSPNSVKPEMVAAYQGVLVELARANRLCREAMRLQAGEETASHYRMAALEQCLSEP
- the Ncdn gene encoding neurochondrin isoform X1 — protein: MSCCDLAAAGQLGKAGIMASDCEPALNQAESRNPTLERYLGALREAKNDSEQFAALLLVTKAVKAGDIDAKTRRRIFDAVGFTFPNRLLTTKEAPDGCPDHVLRALGVALLACFCSDPELASHPQVLNKIPILCTFLTARGDPDDAARRSMIDDTYQCLTAVAGTPRGPRHLIAGGTVSALCQAYLGHGYGFDQALALLVGLLAAAETQCWKEAEPDLLAVLRGLSEDFQRAEDASKFELCQLLPLFLPPTTVPPECHRDLQAGLARILGSKLSSWQRNPALKLAARLAHACGSDWIPVGSSGSKFLALLVNLACVEVRLALEETGTEVKEDVVTACYALMELGIQECTRCEQSLLKEPQKVQLVSIMKEAIGAVIHYLLQVGPEKQKEPFVFASVRILGAWLAEETSSLRKEVCQLLPFLVRYAKTLYEEAEEASDISQQVANLAISPTTPGPAWPGDALRLLLPGWCHLTVEDGPREILIKEGAPSLLCKYFLQQWELTSPGHDTSVLPDSVEIGLQTCCHIFLNLVVTAPGLIKRDACFTSLMNTLMTSLPSLVQQQGRLLLAANVATLGLLMARLLSTSPALQGTPASRGFFAAAILFLSQSHVARATPGSDQAVLALSPDYEGIWADLQELWFLGMQAFTGCVPLLPWLAPAALRSRWPQELLQLLGSVSPNSVKPEMVAAYQGVLVELARANRLCREAMRLQAGEETASHYRMAALEQCLSEP